TAAATATATAATTATTTCATTTTCAGGAACAGCAGCCCTTGCTCTTACAGTAGCAATTGCTTCATCCCTACCTCCCTCAAACTCGGATTTTGTTGCTTCCGGTAAACAGGAAAGTACAGCTTCCGTATCCAACCAGACAAATATTCAAAAGTATTCCAAAAGTTCTTCTGAATCAACAGCGTTTAATAAAACATCCCGTGGAAAAGTTCCTTTGAATCCTTTAAAAGGTGATATTATAACGCTAGGGGTTAAAGACATTACAGTCACTGTTATTCAAAAAAGACTTATGGAGCTGGATTACCTTGAAATAGACGAACCTACCGATGAATTCGGAGAACCGCTTCAATTCGCAATAGAATTATTTCAGCGTAAAAATAAGTTACCCATAACAGGTGAGGTTGATGCCAAAACATATGAGCTTTTGCTTTCAGAGGATGCAAAAGCATACACCGTTTCTCTCGAAGCTGAAGGAACAGATGTACAACAGCTTCAGGAACGTTTGTATGAATTAGGGTACATAAACAAGGTAACAGGATATTTTGGTTCCGACACCGACACTGCTGTAAAAGAGTTCCAGAAAAGAAACGGACTTTATGATGATGGTAATGTAGGTAAACAGACAAGAGAAATTATGTATTCGGCTAATGCAGTTCCAATGTCCTTTTATTTAGGTGACGAAAACGGAGAAATACTTCAATACAAGCAGAGATTATATGAACTTGGATATCTGACTGCAAAACCCAGCGGAAAGTATAACAATGATACGGTTCTTGCAGTCAAGCGTTTTCAGGAAAACAATGGTTTGATTTCCGACGGTTACATAGGTCCCGTTACAAAGGATTTGCTTATGTCGGCAGACGCTACAGAAAATGCCCTTGATATAGGTGATAACGGAGAAGACGTTACAAAGGTTCAGACATACTTGATGAAACTGGGATATCTGAAAGGTGTAACAGGGTATTTCGGATCTGACACACACAATGCTGTTCTTAAATTTCAATCAAGAAATGGTTTAGGACAGGACGGAAAAGTAGGTTCACAAACTATAGCAAAACTTTTATCATCTGATGCAAGAAAGTGGACCGGCGGTTCGAATGGCGGGTCAAACAGTAATAGTTCAGGAGGATCAAGCAATTCCGGCGGAGGTAGTAATTCTAGCGGAGGTAGTAATTCCGGCGGAGGAAACGGAGGAAGTTTCGTAAGTCCAAGTGTTGAGCGACTTATTTCCGTAGCCAGATCAAAGTTGGGAAGCAGATATATATATGGTGCAAAAGGGCCTAATACCTTCGATTGCTCTGGATTTGTTTACTGGGTATTAAAAAATTCAGGGGTCAGACAAGGTTATATGACCTCAGGAGGATGGGCCGGAAATAGCAGATATAGAAGGATATCCAGTATGAGTAGTATAAAACGCGGAGATATTATAACATACAACGGGCATGTAGGTATCGCATTAGGAGGCAACCAGATGATTGATGCATCATCAAGTCAAGGCAGAGTTCGTATAACCAACATAACTTCTTCCTACTGGAAAAGAAATTTTATTTGTGCATACAGAATATTCTAATAATAAAAACAGTTTAAAGACGCTATGGATTCCCTTAGCGTCTTTTTAACGTTCAATTATTAACATAAAAAACCCGCCGATTTTAGCCGGCGGATAAGTTAGGAGTAATTATTTATGGGAGATAAAAATCAGTCTATTTTGATAACAGCCTTAACAACATCCTGCTTGTTGTTTATTACGTAGTCAAATGCATTTGCAACATCATCAAAATTAAATTCGTGTGTCACTATACCTGTTATGTCTATGATACCTTTTGATATAGCCTTTATAGCTATAGGATATATGTTTTTGTAACGGAAAACGGATTTAATAGTAGCTTCCTTTGCCATAATCTTTGCAAAATTGAATTCAATTATGTCCTGTGGTGCCAAACCTACAAGAACAATATTACCCCCGTTTTTAACCATGTACGGAGTCTGAGAAATAGTTCTGGCAGTACCTGCAGTTTCTATAACAACGTCCACGCCTTTTTTGTCGGTGAGTTTGTCTATCTCTGCGAACACATCGGCTTCTGCTGCATTTATTGTTTTGGTTGCTCCCAGATTCTTTGCATACTCAAGTCTCTTTGGAATTACGTCAACTACAGTAATGTCAGTAGCTCCATTTGCTTTACATGCAAGCAAAGTAACAAGTCCTATTGTGCCTGCCCCAAGTATAACAACGGAACTTCCCAGCTTCACTTCTCCCTGGTTTGCTGCGTGCATACCAACAGCCAAAGGTTCAACCAATGCTCCTTCTTTTGTTGTTATGTTATCAGGCAATTTAAAACACATATTTTCAGGGAAAGCGATATAGTTCATTAGTGAACCGTGGTACGGCGGTGTTGCCAGAAATTCAACGTCCGGGCAAAGGTTATATCTTCCTGTTTTACAGAATTCGCATTGTCCGCAAGTTATTCCCGGTTCCAAAGCAACCTTGTCTCCAACTTTTAAGTCTTGCACCCCACTGCCAACTTCAACAACAGTTCCGGCACATTCATGTCCAAGTATAAAATCTCCGTTTACTATAAAATCACCGATTTTTCCATGCTCAAGATAATGTACATCCGAACCGCAAATTCCTACATATTCAAGTTTTACGAGTACATCCTTTTCCCGGAGCTTTGGAACCTCTATGTCCCTTATCTCCATTTTGTTTATCTCGGTCATATAAGCCGCTCTGTTTTTCATAGTAAAACCTCCACACTATTAATTTTTATTTATGCTTAAGATAACTTTATTATTGTCTTTTATAAATCATTTTTAATAACCTCTTTTTATTATAATACACCAGATAATTTAAATATACAATATAAAGATACGTGAATAAAATATTTTTCTTTTTAATAAGTGTTGGTCAACTTACGTCAGATTATGTATAAATTGAAAGGCAGTAATATGCTTTAGCATATTACTGCCCTATACGAATTGCTGTTTAAACATTTTTTATGAATTGGTCAACATGAGCAAGTGCAGCACCTACAGCTGTTGCCTCGAGCTTGTACTTGCATGCATGAAGGTAATTTCCATCTACTTCAAAGGTATTACATTTTGCCACCTTTTGCCTTAGCTCATCAATATATTCATCCATATAAGCTCCGGCATATCCGCCTAATATAACTTTACAATCAAATAACATACGTAAATTATTTATTGCTACAATCAAATGTGATGTATATTCATTCCATAAACTTCTCTGAGGTTCCTTATTCGTCTTCAAAAGCCTGAAAAACTCTGCGATATTTCCATTGGTACTATCTGATAAAATCTTTGCAGAACAATATGCATCAACACACCCTTTTTGACCGCAATAGCACTCTTTTCCGTTTGGTACTATGGTCATGTGCCCAAACTCTCCGGCTCGTTGATTCTGTCCATCATAAATATTTTTTGCTATTATTATGGAGCCTCCGACAGAATTGTTTAAAGAAAGATATGCCACATTTTCATTTGCATCTTCATGCCACATCTCCGCAAATCCGCCCGCATTGGCATCGTTGCTCAAAATAATGTCATATGGAATAAATTCCTGGAAAGAATTTATACTACCACCCCGAAAGTCAATAACTGTAGCGTAGCTCACCGTCTGACGGTCATCGGATAGTATGGCTGGCAATGCTATACCTACTCCAAGCATATTGGATTCATCAATCCCAACTTCGCTTACCAGTTTTGTGACAAGATCACCTACTCCCTTAAAATACTCCTTGTGATTATTAAAAGGGTACTGGATTCTCAAATTCTTTAGAAGTTTTCCGCTAAGGTCTATTACTACAATACTTACATGGTTGCGTGTTATGTCCAGACCTACTGAATATTTTGCCGAGCTATTATATGAAATAGCCTTAGCCTTTCTGCCCCCTGTGGATTCGAAAAGGCCTGTTTCTATTACCAGCCCACGTTCCTGAAGCTCCTTTATATTTTGCGTTACTGTAGGCAAGCTCATATTTAAGGTGTAGGCAATCTCCTGGATAGAAATAGGCTCATGTTTGTAAAGAAAGTTATATATGGCATTTCTGTTTATTTT
This genomic stretch from Ruminiclostridium cellulolyticum H10 harbors:
- a CDS encoding ROK family transcriptional regulator; its protein translation is MATKVNSIEVKKINRNAIYNFLYKHEPISIQEIAYTLNMSLPTVTQNIKELQERGLVIETGLFESTGGRKAKAISYNSSAKYSVGLDITRNHVSIVVIDLSGKLLKNLRIQYPFNNHKEYFKGVGDLVTKLVSEVGIDESNMLGVGIALPAILSDDRQTVSYATVIDFRGGSINSFQEFIPYDIILSNDANAGGFAEMWHEDANENVAYLSLNNSVGGSIIIAKNIYDGQNQRAGEFGHMTIVPNGKECYCGQKGCVDAYCSAKILSDSTNGNIAEFFRLLKTNKEPQRSLWNEYTSHLIVAINNLRMLFDCKVILGGYAGAYMDEYIDELRQKVAKCNTFEVDGNYLHACKYKLEATAVGAALAHVDQFIKNV
- a CDS encoding peptidoglycan-binding protein, which produces MSLKKIKSLIKDIPKKIKNYKSKYPSKYKYIIISFSGTAALALTVAIASSLPPSNSDFVASGKQESTASVSNQTNIQKYSKSSSESTAFNKTSRGKVPLNPLKGDIITLGVKDITVTVIQKRLMELDYLEIDEPTDEFGEPLQFAIELFQRKNKLPITGEVDAKTYELLLSEDAKAYTVSLEAEGTDVQQLQERLYELGYINKVTGYFGSDTDTAVKEFQKRNGLYDDGNVGKQTREIMYSANAVPMSFYLGDENGEILQYKQRLYELGYLTAKPSGKYNNDTVLAVKRFQENNGLISDGYIGPVTKDLLMSADATENALDIGDNGEDVTKVQTYLMKLGYLKGVTGYFGSDTHNAVLKFQSRNGLGQDGKVGSQTIAKLLSSDARKWTGGSNGGSNSNSSGGSSNSGGGSNSSGGSNSGGGNGGSFVSPSVERLISVARSKLGSRYIYGAKGPNTFDCSGFVYWVLKNSGVRQGYMTSGGWAGNSRYRRISSMSSIKRGDIITYNGHVGIALGGNQMIDASSSQGRVRITNITSSYWKRNFICAYRIF
- a CDS encoding NAD(P)-dependent alcohol dehydrogenase, whose product is MKNRAAYMTEINKMEIRDIEVPKLREKDVLVKLEYVGICGSDVHYLEHGKIGDFIVNGDFILGHECAGTVVEVGSGVQDLKVGDKVALEPGITCGQCEFCKTGRYNLCPDVEFLATPPYHGSLMNYIAFPENMCFKLPDNITTKEGALVEPLAVGMHAANQGEVKLGSSVVILGAGTIGLVTLLACKANGATDITVVDVIPKRLEYAKNLGATKTINAAEADVFAEIDKLTDKKGVDVVIETAGTARTISQTPYMVKNGGNIVLVGLAPQDIIEFNFAKIMAKEATIKSVFRYKNIYPIAIKAISKGIIDITGIVTHEFNFDDVANAFDYVINNKQDVVKAVIKID